The DNA window AACTCGCCGGAAACCGAAGTTTTCCATAAGGGCCGCCAGCTGTATGGCCTGTATGAAGCACAGCAGAACCACCCTACCCTCCAGCGGCTGCTGGTGGTGGAAGGGTATATGGACGTGGTGGCGTTGGCGCAATTCGGCATCGATTATGCCGTCGCCTCGCTCGGAACCTCGACGACGGCTGAACACATTCAGCTGCTGTTCCGCGCCACCGACAACGTCGTCTGCTGTTACGACGGCGACCGCGCCGGCCGCGAAGCGGCCTGGCGGGCGCTGGAAACCGCGCTGCCGTACCTGAACGACGGGCGCCAGCTGCGGTTCATGTTTTTGCCTGACGGCGAAGATCCGGACACCCTGGTGCGCCAGGAAGGCAAAGAAGCCTTCGAACAGCGAATGGAGCAGGCGCAGCCGCTGTCCACGTTCCTGTTCGAAAGCCTGCTGCCGCAGGTGGATCTGAGCAGCCCGGACGGGCGCGCCAAGCTGAGCACGCTGGCGCTGCCGCTGATTACTCAGGTGCCGGGCGAAACGTTGCGCTTGTACCTGCGCCAGGAGCTCGGCAACAAGCTGGGGCTGCTGGACGACAGCCAGCTCGACAAGCTGATGCCCAAGCAGGCGGAAAATGCGCATCCTTATCAGGCGCCCCAGCTAAAACGCACAACCATGCGTATACTGATAGGGTTACTGGTGCAAAATCCGCAGTTGGCTACACTTGTACCTTCTCTTGAAGGGTTGCAACACGCCAAACTACCAGGCCTGCCGCTGTTCAGCGAGCTGGTGAGCCTTTGCCTGGCTCAACCTGGAATAAAAACGGGCCAGATTCTGGAAGAATATCGGGATACAAAGTTCAGCGCTAACCTTGAAACTTTGTCTGCCTGGAACGATATATCAGATACAGAGATTGCAGAAAGAACCTTTCTGGACTCCCTGAATCATATGTTCGACTCTGTGCTCGAACAACGGTTAGAAGAGTTACTGGCACTCTCCCGTACGCAGGGCTTGAGCCCCTCAGAGCGAGAAGAAGTTCGTATGATCAACGAGTCAAGAGCTGGAAAGAAAAACTGAATACCAAACGGCTTAAGTGCCGATAATTGCGAGGGCAGAGCCCTGCACAGTGCCGCCATAGTGGGCCGCGGCGATAACGAAAACGCCCCAAATGCTATTGTTGGCGGTTTCGCCGACCGACACCAACCTAAATACTCTGAAGTGTGGATACCGTCTTATGGAGCAAAACCCGCAGTCACAGCTGAAGCTACTTGTCACCCGTGGTAAGGAGCAAGGCTATCTGACCTATGCTGAGGTCAATGACCATCTGCCGGAAGATATCGTCGACTCCGATCAGATCGAAGACATCATCCAGATGATTAACGACATGGGCATCCAGGTGATGGAAGAAGCACCGGACGCCGATGACCTGCTGCTCGCCGAAAACTCGAACAGCACGGACGAAGATGCGGAAGAAGCCGCCGCACAGGTTCTGTCCAGCGTGGAATCCGAAATCGGCCGCACCACCGACCCGGTGCGCATGTACATGCGCGAAATGGGTACCGTCGAACTGCTGACGCGCGAAGGCGAAATCGACATCGCCAAGCGCATCGAAGACGGCATCAACCAGGTGCAGTGCTCGGTTGCCGAATACCCGGAAGCCATTACCTACCTGCTTGAGCAGTACGATCGCGTCGAAGCGGGCGAAGCGCGCCTGTCCGATCTGATCACCGGCTTCGTCGATCCTAACGCGGAAGAGGACATCGCCCCTACCGCCACCCACATCGGTTCTGAGCTGTCGAGCGAAGAGCAAGACGACGACGAAGAAGATGAAGACGACGAAGACGACGACACCGAAGACGACAACAGCATCGATCCTGAGCTGGCGCGTCAGAAGTTCGCCGATCTGCGCGATCAGTACGAAACGACCCGTCTGGTGATCAAGAAGAACGGCCGCAGCCATGCCAGCGCCGCGGAAGAGATCCTGAAGCTGTCTGAAGTGTTCAAGCAGTTCCGCCTGGTGCCGAAGCAGTTCGACTTCCTGGTCAACAGCATGCGCACCATGATGGATCGCGTTCGCACCCAGGAACGCATCATCATGAAGCTGTGCGTTGAACAGTGCAAAATGCCGAAGAAGAACTTCGTCACCCTGTTCGCCGGCAACGAAACCAGCGATTCCTGGTTCGAAGCCGCACTGGCGATGGCCAAGCCATGGTCGGAAAAACTGAAAGACGTGGCTGAAGACGTGCAGCGCAGCCTGCAGAAACTGCGTCAGATCGAAGAAGAAACCGGCCTGACCATCGAGCAGGTCAAAGACATCAACCGTCGCATGTCGATCGGTGAAGCGAAAGCCCGCCGCGCGAAGAAAGAGATGGTTGAGGCCAACCTGCGTCTGGTTATTTCCATCGCCAAGAAATACACCAACCGCGGCCTGCAGTTCCTGGATCTGATCCAGGAAGGCAACATCGGCCTGATGAAAGCGGTAGACAAGTTCGAATACCGCCGCGGCTACAAATTCTCGACGTACGCCACCTGGTGGATCCGTCAGGCTATCACCCGCTCCATCGCCGATCAGGCGCGCACCATCCGTATTCCGGTGCATATGATTGAGACCATCAACAAGCTCAACCGTATTTCGCGCCAGATGCTGCAAGAGATGGGCCGCGAGCCGACGCCGGAAGAGCTGGCCGAGCGCATGCTGATGCCGGAAGACAAGATCCGCAAGGTGCTGAAGATCGCCAAAGAGCCAATCTCGATGGAAACGCCGATCGGCGACGACGAAGATTCGCATCTGGGCGACTTCATCGAGGACACCACCCTCGAGCTGCCGCTGGATTCCGCGACGTCGGAAAGCCTGCGTTCCGCTACCCACGACGTGCTGGCCGGCCTGACCGCGCGCGAAGCGAAAGTGCTGCGCATGCGTTTCGGTATCGACATGAACACCGACCACACGCTGGAAGAGGTCGGCAAGCAGTTTGACGTAACCCGTGAGCGTATTCGTCAGATCGAAGCCAAGGCGCTGCGCAAGCTGCGTCACCCAAGCCGCTCCGAAGTGCTGCGCAGCTTCCTGGACGACTAAGTCCGGCTGCCGCCCCAAAAAACAAAAACCCCGGCCTGCCGGGGTTTTTTTATGCCTCAGAACATGCTGTTGCCGCTGGCGGTCTTCTCCGGCACCGGCTGCGTCACGTCCCAGTGTTCAACGATTTTTCCGGCGGCGTCGAGACGGAAGATATCGACGATCGCCGCGGTCTTGCCGGCCTCGCGCCCGCTGACCTCGACATGCAGGATCACATAGTCGCCGTCGACAAACGCCTGTTTAACCTCACTGTGCGAGTTGGGGTAACGCGTTTTCAGCAGCTCGACAAATTGACGAAAGCCCGCCACGCCGTCTTTGGCATTAGGGTTATGCTGCTTGTACTGCTCGCCTAAAAATGGTCGCGCGGCCGCAAAATCCTTGTTGTTCAGCCCCTGCCGATAAAACTCCAGCACGTTCTGCTTGTTGCGCGCTTCCTGCGGCGAATGCCCCGCCTGTGCAGCGCCGGTCACCAATAACAGCGCCATCACACAACCTTTCATCATCGATGTCATAGCATACTCCTTTATGTCATTGCAGCGCCAGGAACAGCTCGCGATAGCTGGCGGTCAGTTGCTCCAGCGTGGCGCGGTTCAATCCGCTGGGGTTGGGCAATACCCACACCTCGGTTTCCCCCAGCATCAGCGTCTGCTTGCCCCAGGGCGCGTTTTTCACCCCGAAGGCGGTGGTGAACGCCTGCTTGCCCAAAATCGCCAGCGCGCGCGGCTGATAGCGCAGGATCTTCTCTTGCAGCGCCTCACCGCCGCTGCGCAACTCGTCGCGCGACAGCTCGCTGGCCGCCACCGTCGGGCGCGCCACCAGCGCGGTAATGCCGCAGCCGTTGTCCTTCAGCTGCTGCCACTGCTCCGGCGCCAGCTGGCGCTCGGTAAAGCCGGCCTGATGGATCACCTTCCAGAAGCGATTGCTGCCGTTGGCGAAAGGATAGCCCTGATGGGCGGAAGAAAGGCCGGGGTTGATGCCGCAAAACACCACCCGCAGATTGGGCGCCAGAAGTTCCATGAGTGTCGTGAGTCCATTGCAGGGATTTACTGCGGTTATCGCAAAATCCGCCAGCAATTACAACAGGCTAGAACTGTGCAGAAAAGCAACATACGGGCGGGTAACAGTAGACCGCCGCTTAAGGATTCCCTATAATCTCGCGGCTTGGCCCCTTAGCTCAGTGGTTAGAGCAGGCGACTCATAATCGCTTGGTCGTTGGTTCAAACCCAACAGGGGCCACCAAATTTTAGCTTTAAAATCATATAAAAAAGCCACTTTTCTCGAAGTGGCTTTTTTATTTCGTGCTCACAGTGGCGGCAAAATGGCGGCAGTATGCCGGCACTATCAGTTATCTTTCCCCTCTTAACCAGCCTATAGCCAGACTCACCAGAAAGCCGGCAAAGAAAATCACGATAGCCGCAGCGATAGATTTCCACCACTCGTCAAACCAGAACAAGGCAACAAAGGCCGCAATGGAGAAAAGGCCAATGATAACGGACTCGGCCAGATCGGCCGTTTGGTGACCAACAAACTTAGTGAACTTCACAAGAAAGGATTTTAGCCAGTTCATTGATTTTCTTACTTAACGATAGGAAGTCATCATCACTTGATCATTAGTTAAAATCCAACCGCTGGCTTTTGATTGATCAATCCGCTATCGCTCGCTTCTCACAAGGCTACACAAAGCAATAGTGACAAACACCAGCAACAGGAATATTGCCGCGCTCAGAATTCGTTGCCACCCTTCGTCGAACCAGAACAGTGAGCCAAACGCAGCGACAGAAAATACCCCGCCCAAAATCACTTCCACAAGGTGCGACAATCCTTTACCGAGCTTACTGCCCCAAGACTTTAGATAGCCCATGATTCATACCTTCACAGAACATTTTCGATTTGCTGGTATAGGCAACAAAGGGTTCAAGATACTCCTCCGCCAGAAAGTAGATCATGTCCAGATTTCGTGGGGTGAGCTTATGGTACGTTGAGGGAGACAGTTCCCGCAAACGACGCGAAGAAACGGCGGCCTGTTCAATAATTCCTTGAGCTACGGCTTTCGCATCCATAGCAATCCCTTATCAGTGAGCTGGCCGTACCCTATAGCAACTTCGCTTAAAATATTAACACATCTCTTTCATCCTCTTAGAGAGCCCCGCCATAATGGCTTTTTTGTTTCCCGCCGCCGTGCCACACTTCTCTTTCGGCATTCCTGATTTATTCTGACTCATAAGGCCCCTGCATGATCGTCAACTGCGACCACGACAACCTCGACGCCTGGTTGGCGCTGCGCTCGGCGCTGTGGCCCACCTGCCCGCAGGAAGTGCACCGCGCGGAGATGCGCGAAATATTGGCTTCGCCACACCACACCGCGTTTATGGCGCGGGGGCTGGACGGCGCTTTCGTTGGCTTTGCCGAGGTCGCGCTGCGTTACGATTACGTCAACGGCTGCGAATCGTCACCGGTGGCGTTTTTGGAAGGGATTTATACCGTCGAGCGCGCGCGCCGCCAGGGTTGGGCGGCGCGCTTGATCACGCAGGTGCAGGAGTGGGCGAAGCAGCAGGGGTGCAGCGAGCTGGCGTCGGATACCGACATCGCTAATCTGGACTCCCAGCGCCTGCACGTGGCGCTGGGCTTTGCCGAAACGGAGCGGGTGGTGTTTTACCGCAAAACGCTGGGCTGATCAGGCGATTTTGCTTTGCCGCTGATGCGCCAACTGCTCGGCGCGCAGCAGGATCTCCTGCAGATCGTCCTCGTCGATATCGAACAGATCCCCCTCCATCAGCGCCTCATGCAAATCGGCGCGGGTGATGGAAACGGCATCGATCGGCAAATTGGCCGGCTTGGCCTCCGCCGGCGCCAGCGCGTGCGGGTAGCGTCGCCCGGCCAGGTTATTGAACAGAATGGCCAGCGCCGCCAGCAGCACCGAGTTCAGCAGCACCGGATACAGTACGAAGTCATAGCCCATCTGGTGAATGCCGGGGCCGCCGAGGATGGCGGTCAACGCCACCGCGCCGCCGGGTGGATGCAGGCAACGCAGCTTGAACATCAGGCCGATGGCCACCGCCGCCGCGACGCCGCAGGCCAGGCCCGGATCGGGGATCAGCAGACCGGCGCTGACGCCCACCGTCGCCGCCAGCGCATTGCCGCCGACGATCGACCAGGGCTGCGCCAACGGGCTGTTGGGCACGCCGAACAGCAGCACCGCCGAAGCGCCCATCGGCGCGATAAACCACAGGTTCACCTCGCCCAAAATAAAGTGGCTGATCCAGCCGGCGAGCATCAGCCCCAAACCGGCGCCGACGCTGGAAATCAGCATCTCTCGCTTGCCCACCGCCAGCGGGTGCGGCCACAGGCGCGCGCATCCCACTTTCACTCTTTCTATCCACTGCGTCTTCATGTTACCCAATACGGCTCAATTCACGTGTTGGCAACAAATATATCACATCATCCTGAAGGAACTCACGGCGCCGTAAACCACGCCGCCCAAGAACTTTTAGCTAACAGATTGATTTTTAGCCTCCCCTCGACAATGATGAATGTTCCCCCTTTAACCCCGAGGAACCGCCGATGTCTCAACCGATCATCGAGCTTTACACCGACAGTGAATTTTTCAGCCCGTACGCCATGTCCGCCTTTGTCGTGCTGACGGAAAAAGGCATTCCGTTCACCGTGAAGACGGTGGACCTGGCGAAGGAAGAGAACAAAGAGGCGGCCTACGCGGCGCTGTCGCTGACCCGCCGGGTGCCGACGCTGGCGATCGGCGAATTCCAGCTCTCAGAGTCTTCGGCGATCGCCGAATACCTGGAAGACATCCACCCGGCCCACGCCATATACCCGCGCGACGTGAAGCTGCGCGCCAAAGCGCGCGAGATCCAGGCCTGGCTGCGCAGCGATCTGCTGCCGATCCGCGCCGAGCGTTCGACCGAGGTGGTGTTCAACAACGGCAAGTTCCCGCCGCTGTCCGAAGCCGCGCAAGAGGCCGCGCGCAAGCTGATCGCCGCCGTGGAAAAACTGCTGAGCCACGGGCAAGACAATCTGTTCAGGGAGTGGTGCATCGCCGACACCGATCTGGCGCTGATGCTCAACCGGCTGGTGATGCACGGTGATGTGGTGCCGGAGCGCGTGCGCCACTATGCGCACAAGCAGTGGCAGCGCCCGTCGGTGCAGGCCTGGCTGGCGTTGTCGGAAAAACGGCGCGCCTGAGAAAAAAATCGGCGGCCACGACGCCGCCGTTCTCAATGCCGAGAAACAACATCACTGCTTGAGGGAAGGCAAATCACCATCCAGAGGGCAGATAGCCTAACAATGAAGCGATGGCGTACACCGCGCTGGCCAGGTACAGCAACACAATGCTGACCTGCAGCAACGGGTGCGTGATCCAGTTGCACTGCCAGCGCGGGGTCTGGTCGCCCTGTTTGCGCGCACCGCGCAGGATCAGCATCGGCATGATCGACAGGATCACCCCGCTGAACACCCCGGCGAAGTAGAGCGCGTTGACGAACGACACCAGCCCGCTGTAGGCCAGTACGAACGGCGGCACCACCACCAGCAGCAGTACGCCGAAGCGGCGCAGCGGCAGCTCGTCGTTGCCCAGCCGGAACTTGTCGAAAATATTGGTCAGGAAGCTGCCGCCCAATCCCCAGTACGAGGTCAGCATCGCGCACAGCGCGAAGATGTTGGCGGAGAAGAACGCCCACTGCCCCAGCGCCTGGCCCCAGGAGATGGTGGCTACGTCGGAAATGCCATCCAGCCCGCTGAGCGCGATCACCGACATCGGCACCGCCGCCAGCAAAATGAAGGTCACGACCATGCCGACGATGATCGCCTTCGGCAGTTGCTCCGGCTTGTCGGCAAAGCCGCGCGCCATCTCCGGCACGATATACTGCGCCGAGAAGCAGAACACCACCACGTTGAACACCGGCACCATATAGCGCCAGTCGCCGTCCAGCAGGTTGCGCATCTGGGTGGTGTCTTTCAGCAGCGTCGCCGCCACCAGCGCGGTCAACATCACCACCATGCCGATGCTGATGAACTTCTCGCCGCGGCCGATCGCTTTCAAACCAAGGTACAGCACGCCGGCGGCGGGCACGAAGAACAGCAAGCTGCCCAGCGCCGGCGAGATGCCGAACAGCGATTGCAGTAGCTTGCCACTGCCGGTCATATAAGCGGTAAGCGCCCCGACGCTGTTGACGCACACCGAAGCGAACATCAGCCAGGCGCCCAGGCCACCGACGTAGCGCTTCGCCAACCCACTCAGCTGCAGATGCGCGCGGGTGCGCAGCGTGGATTCGGCGACGTACAGCATGGTGATGGTGGTCAGGCTCCCCACCAGCACCAGCCAGAACAGCAGCGGCAGGAAACCGGCCTTGCTGGAAGCGTAGGCGATGGAGAGCACGCCGGCGCCGATGTTGGTGCCGACGATCATCGCCACCCCTTCGAGGAAACTTAACGATTTGGCGGGTGCAGGTGCTCGCACCCCGGCGGCAAGCGCCGGAGAAACAGAGATATTATCAGACATGCATCATCCTTTATCGCCCGGCGACGCTGGCCGCCGGGATGGGTTAACGTCCTGACGCTCAACAGCTCACATCGATACACAGGTATTTCAGCTCCAGATATTCTTCTATCCCGTAGCGCGATCCTTCACGCCCGAGCCCTGACTGTTTCACGCCGCCGAACGGCGCCACTTCGTTGGAAATCAACCCGGTGTTGATGCCGACCATGCCGTACTCCAGCGCTTCCGGCACCCGCCACTGGCGCGCAGCGTTCTGCGTGAACAGGTAGGCGGCCAGGCCGAATTCGGTGTCGTTGGCCATGGCGATGGCTTCCGCCTCGTCATGGAAACGGAACAGCGGCGCCACCGGCCCGAAGGTCTCTTCTTTGGCGAAGCGCATTTTCTGCGTCACGCCAGTCACCACCGTCGGCTGGAAGAAGGTGCCGCCGAGCGCGTGCGGCTGGCCGCCGGTGGCGATCTGCGCTCCTTTGATCAGCGCATCGTCGATATGGCTCTGCACCTTCGCCACCGCATCGCTGTCGATCAGCGGCCCCTGGGTCGTGCCTTCCTGGCTGCCGTCGCCGACTTTCAGCTGCTCGACCGCCGCCACCAGTTTCTCCGCCAGTCGTTCGTAGATGCCGTCCTGCACGTAGATGCGGTTGGCGCAGACGCAGGTCTGGCCGCTGTTGCGGAACTTGGAGGCCATGATGCCCGCCACTGCCGCGTCCAGATTGGCGTCGTCGAACACGATGACCGGCGCGTTACCGCCCAGCTCCAGCGACAGTTTCTTGATGCTCGGCGCGCACTGCGCCATCAGGATACGGCCGACCTCGGTCGAGCCGGTAAAGCTCAGCTTGCGCACCACCGGGCTGTCGCACAGCACCTTGCCCACCTGCGCTGCCTCGCCGGTCACCACCTGCAACACGCCGGCGGGAATGCCGGCGTCCTGCGCCAGCTTGGCCAACGCCAACGCGGTCAACGGCGTTTGCTCGGCCGGTTTGACGATGATGGCGCAACCGGCCGCCAGCGCCGGCGCCACCTTGCGGGTGATCATCGCCGCCGGGAAATTCCACGGGGTGATGGCCGCACACACGCCGATCGGCTGCTTCACCACCACCAGGCGCTGCGAAGCCTGCGGCGCCTGCAATACCGCGCCGTCCACCCGCTTGGCCTCTTCGGCGAACCAGGTGATGAACGACGCGGCGTACGCCACTTCGCCGCGCGCTTCCGCCAGCGATTTGCCCTGCTCGGCGGTCATCAGCTGTGCCAGATCTTCCTGTGCGGCCAGCACCTTGTCGGCCCAGGCCAGCAGTAGCGCGGAACGCTGCTTGGCGGTCAGCTGTTTCCACTCGTTTTGCGCCCGCTGCGCCGCCGCGATCGCCTGCTGGGTTTCCTCTTCGCTGACCAGCGGAATGCTGACCAGTTCGGCGCCGGTGGCCGGATTGATCACCGCTTCGCGCTTGCCGCTCAGGGCATCGCACCATTCGCCGTTGATCAGACACTGGCTGCGCAGCAGCTCGGGATTGTTCAATTTCATGCCGTTCGCTCCTTAGTGGGCCAGCGCGCGAGACAGGATGCCCATCGCCTTGGTGAACTGATCGTCCGGGATGGTCAGCGGGTACAGGAAGCGAATCACGTTGCCGTTCACGCCGCAGCTCAGCAGCAGCAGCCCTTCTTCCATCGCCTTCTGCTGCACCTGACGGGTGATATCGGCAGATGGTTTGCCGGTGGCCGGATCGTTGAACTCCACCGCCACCATCGAGCCTTGTGCGCGCACATCGGCGATCGCCGGGCTGGTTTTGCGCGCCTGCTGCAACACTTCCACCAGGTGCTGCCCCAAGCGCTGGGCGCGCTGGCACAGCTGCTCTTCTTCGATCACGTCCAGCACCGCATGCGCCGCGGCCACCGCCAGCGGGTTACCGGCGTAGGTGCCGCCCAGCCCGCCCGGCGCCGGCGCGTCCATCACCTCGGCGCGGCCCGCCACCGCCGACAGCGGCATGCCGCCCGCCAGGCTTTTCGCCATGGTGATCAGATCCGGTTTAACGCTGTAGTGCTCCATGGCGAACAGCTTGCCGGTACGGGCGAAGCCGGTCTGCACTTCGTCGGCGATCAGCAGGATGCCATGCTGGTCGCACAGCGCGCGCAGCGCCTGCATGAATTCGGCCGGCGCCACGTTGAAGCCGCCTTCGCCCTGCACCGGCTCCAGCACGATCGCCGCCACCTGCTTGGGATCGATATCCGCTTTAAACAGGCGGTCCAGGCTGCTCATCGCGTCTTCGGTGGTCACGCCGTACAGCGCGTTCGGGTACTGGCCGTGGAACACCGAGCCGGGGAATGGGCCAAAGCCCAGTTTGTAAGGCGCCACTTTGCCGGTCAGCGCCATGGTCATGTAGGTGCGGCCGTGGAAACCGCCGCCGAAGGTGATCAAGCCCGGGCGGCCGGTGTAAGCGCGGGCGATCTTCACCGCGTTTTCCACCGCTTCCGCGCCGGTGGTGAAGAAGGCGGTTTTACACGGGCCGGCGATCGGCGCGCGCTGATTGATGCGCTCTGCCAACGAGACATAGCTTTCGTAAGGAACGATCTGATAGGCGGTGTGGGTGAAGGCCTGCAGCTGCTTTTCAATCGCGGCGATCACCTTCGGGTGGCGATGGCCGGTGTTCAGCACGGCGATCCCCGAGGCGAAATCGATCACTTCTTTGCCTTCCACATCCCACAGCGTAGCGTTCTCTGCGCGCTCGGCGTAAAAACCACACATCACGCCCACTCCGCGCGGGGTGGCGTCCTGACGGCGTTGGTTCAATTCTGCGTTTTTCATGCTGTTCTCTCCGGTCGGTGCCAGTTACACGTTTCGTTCACATTCGTGAAACAATGACGTTTATTTACACAGGATGTGGCCCTATAATCGAGTGCCAGTTACGAATAATTGAGGGATCCAATTGCGCTCATTGAGTGGTGACCTGTTGCTGCAGCGCCTTGGCGAACAGCCCGATGACAAGCTGCACAAGCGGCTTTACAACGCGATCCGCACCAGCATTCTCGACGGCAGCCTGCCGCCCTCCAGCCGCCTGCCCGCCTCGCGCGATCTGGCGCAGGAGCTCAGCCTATCCCGCAACACTGTATTAACCGTTTATGAACAACTGCTGGCGGAAGGTTACGTGTCGGCGCGCGCCGGCAGCGGCACCTTCGTCGCCGACACGGTGCCGGACAGCTGCCTCTCCACCGGCGGCGCCCCGGCGAACGGCAGCGGGCAACCGCGCCGCGTCGAACTGTCGGAGCGCGGCGCCACGCTGCTGCACCACGCCAGCGCCAGCCCCAAACAGTGGGGGGCGTTCATTCCCGGCGTGCCCGACGTCAACGCCTTTCCCCATCAGCTGTTCAGCAAGATCCAGGCGAGGCTCAGCCGCCGTCCGGCGCCGCAACGGCTGACCTACAGCAATCAGGGCGGTAGCCCGGAGCTGCAGCATGCGTTGGTGGAGTATTTACGGGTGGCGCGCTCGGTGCACTGCTCGCCGGAACAGATCCTGATCACCGAAGGCATCCATCAGGCGATCGATCTGGTGACGCGCATGTTGTGCAATCCGGGGGATGACGCCTGGATCGAAGAGCCGGGCTATTGGGGGATCCGCAATATCCTGCGCATCAATGCGCTGAATATCTGCCCGCTGGCGGTGGACGAAGCCGGGCTGGTTCCGCCGGAGCAGCCGACCACCCCGCCGCGGCTGATCTTCGTGACCCCGTCGCACCAGTATCCGCTCGGCTCGGTGATGAGCCTGGCGCGGCGCCAACGGCTGCTGGCGCTGGCGCGCAACGCCGGTGGTTGGATCGTCGAGGACGACTACGACAGCGAATTTCGCTTTTCCGGCCAACCGATCCCGGCGCTGCAAGGGCTGGAGGCCGATGCGCCGGTGATTTACATCGGCACCTTCAGCAAGACGCTCTACCCGGCGCTGCGCCTCGGCTATGTGGTGTTGCCGCCGCCGCTGGTGCAGGCGTTGAAAACCGCCCACGCCGAGCTGTACCGCGGCGGGCACCTGCTGATCCAGAGCGCGCTGGCGGAGTTTATTCAGGCGGGGCACTACACCGCGCATATCCGCCGCATGCGGTTGCTGTACGCCCGGCGGCGCGCCTTTCTGACCGGATTGATCGAACAGCACCTCGGCAAACAGGCGCTCAGCGAGTTCAACAGCAACGCCGGATTGCACCTGATCCTCAATCTGCCGGACGAGGCCGACGACGTGGCGATCGCCGCCGCTGCCGCCGCGCACGGGGTGCTGGTGCGGCCGCTGTCGCGCTACTATATGCTGCCCAACCGCCGGCGCGGCCTGCTGATGGGGTTTGCCTGCGTACCGGAAGAGCAGATGGCCGCGGCCTTCACCCAGCTGCTGGCGTGCATTAACGCGCCCGAGATGAAAAAGGCGGCCCCTTAGGGCCGCCTTCCCGCGTTACCAGGCCTTAAGCCGCCAGCCGTCCGCCTGCCGGTTCAGGCGGTGCGTCGGCCGCAGCGCCTGCAGGAAGTCTTCGTCGTGCGATACCACCAGCATCGCGCCGGGGAAATCCGCCAGGGCGGTTTCGATCGCCAGCGACGACGCCAGATCCAGGTGGTTGGTCGGTTCGTCCAGCAACAGCAGCTGCGCCGGTTGTCGCCGCCACAGCGCGCAGGCCAGCGCCGCCTTGAGCCGTTCGCCGCCGCTCAGCGAGCCCAGCGGCAGCGCGATGCGATCCGCACCAAGCTGCAGCTGCGCCAGCCGGGTACGCAACGCGCCTTCCACCAGCGGCGAATCCTGCAGCCCCAGATGGTCCATCACCGACAGACTCGGGTCGAGCTGCGACAGGGTTTGATCGAGGTAGGCCGTCGACAGCGGGCAATGACAATGGCCGGAAAGCGCCGCCAGCTGACCGAGGATGGTC is part of the Serratia marcescens genome and encodes:
- the mug gene encoding G/U mismatch-specific DNA glycosylase gives rise to the protein MELLAPNLRVVFCGINPGLSSAHQGYPFANGSNRFWKVIHQAGFTERQLAPEQWQQLKDNGCGITALVARPTVAASELSRDELRSGGEALQEKILRYQPRALAILGKQAFTTAFGVKNAPWGKQTLMLGETEVWVLPNPSGLNRATLEQLTASYRELFLALQ
- the yfcF gene encoding glutathione transferase is translated as MSQPIIELYTDSEFFSPYAMSAFVVLTEKGIPFTVKTVDLAKEENKEAAYAALSLTRRVPTLAIGEFQLSESSAIAEYLEDIHPAHAIYPRDVKLRAKAREIQAWLRSDLLPIRAERSTEVVFNNGKFPPLSEAAQEAARKLIAAVEKLLSHGQDNLFREWCIADTDLALMLNRLVMHGDVVPERVRHYAHKQWQRPSVQAWLALSEKRRA
- the aac(6') gene encoding aminoglycoside 6'-N-acetyltransferase, translating into MIVNCDHDNLDAWLALRSALWPTCPQEVHRAEMREILASPHHTAFMARGLDGAFVGFAEVALRYDYVNGCESSPVAFLEGIYTVERARRQGWAARLITQVQEWAKQQGCSELASDTDIANLDSQRLHVALGFAETERVVFYRKTLG
- the dnaG gene encoding DNA primase; this translates as MAGRIPRVFINDLLARTDIVDLIDARVKLKKQGKNYHACCPFHHEKTPSFTVNGEKQFYHCFGCGAHGNAVDFLMNYDRLEFVETIEELATMHGLEVPYEAGTGPTQIERHQRQSLYQLMEQLSAFYQQSLQQSSGAPARSYLQQRGLSDDVIRHFAIGFAPAGWDNALKRFGRDADSRRALNDAGMLVTNDQGRSYDRFRERVMFPIRDKRGRVIAFGGRVLGDGMPKYLNSPETEVFHKGRQLYGLYEAQQNHPTLQRLLVVEGYMDVVALAQFGIDYAVASLGTSTTAEHIQLLFRATDNVVCCYDGDRAGREAAWRALETALPYLNDGRQLRFMFLPDGEDPDTLVRQEGKEAFEQRMEQAQPLSTFLFESLLPQVDLSSPDGRAKLSTLALPLITQVPGETLRLYLRQELGNKLGLLDDSQLDKLMPKQAENAHPYQAPQLKRTTMRILIGLLVQNPQLATLVPSLEGLQHAKLPGLPLFSELVSLCLAQPGIKTGQILEEYRDTKFSANLETLSAWNDISDTEIAERTFLDSLNHMFDSVLEQRLEELLALSRTQGLSPSEREEVRMINESRAGKKN
- a CDS encoding nuclear transport factor 2 family protein; the encoded protein is MTSMMKGCVMALLLVTGAAQAGHSPQEARNKQNVLEFYRQGLNNKDFAAARPFLGEQYKQHNPNAKDGVAGFRQFVELLKTRYPNSHSEVKQAFVDGDYVILHVEVSGREAGKTAAIVDIFRLDAAGKIVEHWDVTQPVPEKTASGNSMF
- the rpoD gene encoding RNA polymerase sigma factor RpoD, with translation MEQNPQSQLKLLVTRGKEQGYLTYAEVNDHLPEDIVDSDQIEDIIQMINDMGIQVMEEAPDADDLLLAENSNSTDEDAEEAAAQVLSSVESEIGRTTDPVRMYMREMGTVELLTREGEIDIAKRIEDGINQVQCSVAEYPEAITYLLEQYDRVEAGEARLSDLITGFVDPNAEEDIAPTATHIGSELSSEEQDDDEEDEDDEDDDTEDDNSIDPELARQKFADLRDQYETTRLVIKKNGRSHASAAEEILKLSEVFKQFRLVPKQFDFLVNSMRTMMDRVRTQERIIMKLCVEQCKMPKKNFVTLFAGNETSDSWFEAALAMAKPWSEKLKDVAEDVQRSLQKLRQIEEETGLTIEQVKDINRRMSIGEAKARRAKKEMVEANLRLVISIAKKYTNRGLQFLDLIQEGNIGLMKAVDKFEYRRGYKFSTYATWWIRQAITRSIADQARTIRIPVHMIETINKLNRISRQMLQEMGREPTPEELAERMLMPEDKIRKVLKIAKEPISMETPIGDDEDSHLGDFIEDTTLELPLDSATSESLRSATHDVLAGLTAREAKVLRMRFGIDMNTDHTLEEVGKQFDVTRERIRQIEAKALRKLRHPSRSEVLRSFLDD
- a CDS encoding HPP family protein; translated protein: MKTQWIERVKVGCARLWPHPLAVGKREMLISSVGAGLGLMLAGWISHFILGEVNLWFIAPMGASAVLLFGVPNSPLAQPWSIVGGNALAATVGVSAGLLIPDPGLACGVAAAVAIGLMFKLRCLHPPGGAVALTAILGGPGIHQMGYDFVLYPVLLNSVLLAALAILFNNLAGRRYPHALAPAEAKPANLPIDAVSITRADLHEALMEGDLFDIDEDDLQEILLRAEQLAHQRQSKIA